The genomic interval GGGCAGGAGGAATGAGGGGGTGATCGAGTTCAGGCTCTACTCGGACATGAAGAGGGCACTGGAGAAGCTCGACGGCACCGAAGTGAACGGCAGAAAGATCCGGCTGATCGAGGACCGCCCCGGAGCCAGACGCAAGCGCTCATATTCTCGCAGTCGCAGCCATTCCAGGTAATTTCACACGGCTCACTGGTGCATGTTGATGTTTCTGAGCGTGTCAGTAGAGGAATCGTATACATTAGCATTTAATCGACCGATACAGCGCCATGCGTTGCTTTCTGCAGTTGGCCTGCTACCTCAGGGGTTCTTTTTCTAATTGCTGCCACGTGTGTTTTCAGGTCTCGCTCCAGGAGCCGCAGGTCTCGAAAGAGTCGCAGCCGCAGTGACAGCAGCAGTCGCAGCCGCTCCCGCTCCAGGTGAGAGTCCGAACTGCTGGGAGGGGATATTTGGTTAAAAGATGGCATCAAGCAGTCGATAAATGGAGGAAACTTGGATTATTATTGTACAGAAGACACAAACAGCCAATCTCTCAATCAAAGACGTTTGTGCCCCAGTTAGTGAGATGCGGATATTTCTTTGAATAGATGTCCATGGCGGTGCAAGTAGAAGCCTGATAGCTACGGCTGTTTGAGGCAGCAGGTCGTGGCCACGTGGTCGGTCACGTGGCTGAATGTTTAACGTGGAAAACGTCAAACAATTCTACCTGGTTTTGTCAACAGAGCGGCGTCCCACTCCCGCAGCCGATCCCGTAGCAAGAAGAACAAGATCAAGggcaagaaggaggaggaagagcggagCAACGGCGCCCCGAAGAAGGAGCGCAGCAGGAGCCGCAGCCCCAAGAGCAGGAGCCCCAAGAGCCGCAGCCCCAAAAGCCGGAGTCCCAAGAGCCGCAGCCCCAAGAGTAAAAAGGGCAAGAAAGATgggaagaagaacaagaaggatGAGTCCAGGTCTCGTTCTCGCTCTCGCTCCAGGTCTCGTTCCAGATCCGGGATGAAGGATCGCTCCAGGAAATCCGGCTCAAAGGGCCGCGAGCCACCCAAGAGCGAAGACGAGGGAGGCGAGGCCGAGCGGGGCTCCCGTTCTCGTTCCCGCTCCCCCGCTGAATCCAAAGCCAGAGCCCGGTCTAAATCAAAGTCCAAATCTCgttccccctcccccgccaAAGCCCATTCCCGCTCCGCCTCCCGCTCCGAGTCCCGCTCCAAATCCCGCTCCCAGTCTCGTTCCCGCTCCCGTTCTCGCTCATAGTTCCAACTTTGGACTGTTTTGTCTTGAGTATTCGTCCCAGTGTCTCCGCCCGCCCGACATTCcctatctacccccccccccctgatccctcccctctcccgtTTTTTGATAAATAGCTGTAGATGACCAGGCACTCGACGTCTTTTATGCACACGCAACtccatttcatttgacttttactcTGCGTATTTTTTCATTGGAGCGGTCTTGTATGGGGTGTATGTCAAAAAAACAGGGTGCAAATCTCAGTTTTATAAGTTTAAATGATGGTGTGGTGCGTGTCTTTTTTAATCAATTGTAGAAGCATACTGTTTAGTCAAAATGCCGGGTGGGACTGTCACCTTTTTGTGAAATCCTtgtatcattttatttcagattAAAAACACCTGTTATACTTGTGTCTTTGGGTTTTTGTATTAAGCAGCAAGGTTTGGTCTTGATTCCAAATGTCAATCTGAGGCAGAAAAGCGTCTCAAAGACTTCTTCTGACATTTAAAGCATTGGGCTGAATGGGCTTCAGGCAGAACACAGAACCTGAGAGTTGTTGAAATCCTTCAAAATATCAAATGTATGATTGTTTGACTTAATGAGATAATTGAACTGTATATCCGTGTTGCCACAGTTTAATTTGATTACTCCTTTTAAAAAGTAACTTTAGGTTAGATTAAAATGTATTCCGTAGCTGCCGACACCCCCGCTGCCtcaacatgaaaatgaaaaccgGTTTTGCCAACTCTACTTCATTAGAAGTGCATTTTAACAGTAATGTATCTCCTGATATTTTAAGTTCGCCTTAAACTATTTGGGGAAAAAATACTAAAGTTGAATGTCAGC from Gasterosteus aculeatus chromosome 10, fGasAcu3.hap1.1, whole genome shotgun sequence carries:
- the LOC120826060 gene encoding uncharacterized protein LOC120826060, giving the protein MSRVYIGRLSYRAREKDVERFFKGYGKILEVDLKNGYGFVEFDDPRDADDAVYDLNGKELCGERVIVEHTKGPRRDGGYGGSGGGGGGSSSGGGGGGGGGGGGGGGGGGGSGGGGRSGYGRWGRDRYGPPIRTDYRLIVENLSSRCSWQDLKDYMRQAGEVTYADTHKGRRNEGVIEFRLYSDMKRALEKLDGTEVNGRKIRLIEDRPGARRKRSYSRSRSHSRSRSRSRRSRKSRSRSDSSSRSRSRSRAASHSRSRSRSKKNKIKGKKEEEERSNGAPKKERSRSRSPKSRSPKSRSPKSRSPKSRSPKSKKGKKDGKKNKKDESRSRSRSRSRSRSRSGMKDRSRKSGSKGREPPKSEDEGGEAERGSRSRSRSPAESKARARSKSKSKSRSPSPAKAHSRSASRSESRSKSRSQSRSRSRSRS